A genomic window from Diorhabda sublineata isolate icDioSubl1.1 chromosome 8, icDioSubl1.1, whole genome shotgun sequence includes:
- the LOC130447576 gene encoding uncharacterized protein LOC130447576 isoform X3, with product MEIQNVKEEIEIYDDFLSNIDVKQEPNDEVSTLKIENINEQLYGIYSIKQEVNNDLNTAKIFDNNVDEASKTERNILSIHIVRNKLGYLKVHHGKRTKLKDRQDLDN from the exons atggaaatccAAAAcgttaaagaagaaattgaaatatacgATGATTTTCTGTCGAATATCGATGTAAAACAAGAACCAAATGATGAAGTATCTAcgctaaaaattgaaaatataaatgaacaATTATATGGAATTTATTCAATCAAACAAGAAGTAAATAATGATTTGAATACagctaaaatatttgataataatgtaGATGAGGCTAGTAAAACAGAAAGGAACATACTCAGTATTCATATCGTAAGAAACAAACTGGGATATTTAAAAGTTCACCATGGAAAGCGAACTAAATTAAAAG ATAGACAAGACCTAGACAATTAG
- the LOC130447576 gene encoding uncharacterized protein LOC130447576 isoform X2: MEIQNVKEEIEIYDDFLSNIDVKQEPNDEVSTLKIENINEQLYGIYSIKQEVNNDLNTAKIFDNNVDEASKTERNILSIHIVRNKLGYLKVHHGKRTKLKESIMADPHSHGDHCVKSRFMPGSQYS; encoded by the exons atggaaatccAAAAcgttaaagaagaaattgaaatatacgATGATTTTCTGTCGAATATCGATGTAAAACAAGAACCAAATGATGAAGTATCTAcgctaaaaattgaaaatataaatgaacaATTATATGGAATTTATTCAATCAAACAAGAAGTAAATAATGATTTGAATACagctaaaatatttgataataatgtaGATGAGGCTAGTAAAACAGAAAGGAACATACTCAGTATTCATATCGTAAGAAACAAACTGGGATATTTAAAAGTTCACCATGGAAAGCGAACTAAATTAAAAG AAAGTATTATGGCCGATCCACACTCGCACGGTGATCACTGCGTGAAAAGCAGGTTCATGCCGGGCTCACAGTATAGTTGA
- the LOC130447576 gene encoding zinc finger protein ZFP2-like isoform X1, translated as MEIQNVKEEIEIYDDFLSNIDVKQEPNDEVSTLKIENINEQLYGIYSIKQEVNNDLNTAKIFDNNVDEASKTERNILSIHIVRNKLGYLKVHHGKRTKLKGQMKNRKYIQPNFRGLMICVYCGKLYTKRVELLWHSAMTHCMKQNKLYPQFNIHHKSDTCVMGNLNIKDEIEVVEHKMKVELQETTNKLDIIDHLNTHVHGGSNSSVKGTNSNTPSNAYTVGNFNVHSHTGEKPFKCNICLKTFSQTSDLKKHLRIHTGEKPFKCDICLKTFCQTNDLKRHLRIHTGEKPFKCDICLKTFSNRSNLKRHVCSHSRDKPFKCDICLKTFLQTSDLNKHLRIHTGEKPFKCDICLKTFLQTSDLKKHLRIHTGDKPFKCDICMKTFLQTNDLKRHLRIHTGEKPFKCDICSKTFSNRSNLKRHMHSHSGDKPFKCDICLKTFLQTTYLKKHLRIHSGQKPFKCEICSKTFLQTSDLKKHLRIHTGEKPFKCDICLKTFLQTSDLKKHSRTHTGEKPYKCDICFKTYSHGCNLKRHMRSHTGEKPFKCDICLKTYSHGYNLKRHMIRHTGEKTFKCDICSESFLFKSSLNSHLHTLHKKNVD; from the exons atggaaatccAAAAcgttaaagaagaaattgaaatatacgATGATTTTCTGTCGAATATCGATGTAAAACAAGAACCAAATGATGAAGTATCTAcgctaaaaattgaaaatataaatgaacaATTATATGGAATTTATTCAATCAAACAAGAAGTAAATAATGATTTGAATACagctaaaatatttgataataatgtaGATGAGGCTAGTAAAACAGAAAGGAACATACTCAGTATTCATATCGTAAGAAACAAACTGGGATATTTAAAAGTTCACCATGGAAAGCGAACTAAATTAAAAG gacaaatgaaaaatagaaaatatattcaaccaAATTTTAGGGGGTTAATGATATGTGTGTATTGTGGGAAACTATACACAAAACGAGTTGAATTATTATGGCACTCAGCAATGACTCATTgtatgaaacaaaacaaattatacCCACAGTTTAACATTCACCATAAGAGTGATACTTGTGTTATGGGAAATCTTaatataaaagatgaaattgAAGTAGTTGAACATAAAATGAAAGTGGAATTGCAGGAAACCACAAATAAATTGGATATTATTGATCATTTAAACACACATGTACATGGGGGTTCAAATTCATCTGTAAAAGGAACAAATTCAAATACGCCGTCGAATGCATACACTGTAGGTAATTTCAATGTACATAgtcacacaggagaaaagccattcaaatgtaatatttgtttaaaaactttttcacagacaagtgatttgaaaaaacatttgcgTATCCATActggagaaaagccattcaaatgtgacatttgtttaaaaactttttgccAGACAAATGATTTAAAAAGACATTTGCGTATCCATAcgggagaaaagccattcaaatgtgacatttgtttgaaaactttttcaaacaGGAGTAATTTGAAGAGACATGTGTGTAGTCACTCAAGAGacaagccattcaaatgtgatatttgtttaaaaacttttttacagaCAAGtgatttaaataaacatttgcgtatccatacaggagaaaagccattcaaatgtgacatttgtttgaaaacttttttacagACAAGTGATTTGAAGAAACATTTGCGGATCCATACAGGAGACAAGCctttcaaatgtgacatttgtatgaaaacttttttacaaacaaaTGATTTAAAAAGACATTTGCGTAtccatacaggagaaaagccattcaaatgtgacatttgttcaaaaactttttcaaacaGGAGTAATTTGAAGAGACATATGCATAGTCACTCAGGAGacaagccattcaaatgtgatatttgtttaaaaacttttttacagaCAACTTATTTGAAGAAACATTTGCGTATCCATTCAGGtcaaaagccattcaaatgtgaaatttgttcaaaaacttttttacagacaagtgatttgaaaaaacatttgcgtatccatacaggagaaaagccatttaaatgtgacatttgtttgaaaacttttttacagACAAGTGATTTGAAGAAACATTCGCGGACCCATACCGGAGAAAAACCAtataaatgtgacatttgttttaaaacttattCACATGGATGTAATTTGAAGAGACATATGCGTAGTCACActggagaaaagccattcaaatgtgacatttgtttgaaaacgtATTCACATGGGTATAATTTGAAGAGGCATATGATTcgtcatacaggagaaaaaacattcaaatgtgatatttgttcggaatcttttttatttaaaagtagtTTGAATTCACATTTGCACACATTACATAAGAAAAATGtagattga
- the LOC130447575 gene encoding gastrula zinc finger protein XlCGF57.1-like: protein MDIQNIKEEIDIQIVKEEIDIHNDILSNIDMKQELIDEVSTIKIENTNEHINGIYSIKQEVNEDQNRTKIFDNRFDVASKTKRNMLSSHILRNKLGYLKVDGGKRSKSRVTGQMRNLQPNAMGLKICIYCGKLYTQQVEMLRHSAIHYCIKRKKLYKIKLNHKNKSDTCIMENHDIKDEIEVVEHEFKVELQETKNQLNTTDNLNLNMDLNTYSGTKPFKCDICLKTFLRKTNLKTHLRIHTGEKPFKCDICLKKFLRKTNLKSHLRIHTGEKPFKCDICLRTFFLKSNLKRHLRCHTGEKPFKCEVCLKRFSQKHNFDTHMRSHTGEKPCCDICLKSFTCTDNLKKHLLIHTGEKTFKCDICLKTFLRKTNLKTHLRSHTGEKPFKCDICLKTFLLKSNLNRHLRCHTGEKPFKCDICLKKFSQKRYFDTHLRSHTGEKPCCDICLKTFTSTDNLKKHSRIHTGEKPFKCDICSKTFLRKTNLNTHLRSHTGEKPFKCDICLNSFRYANNLKRHLRIHTEDETFKCDICLKTFLRKTNLNTHLLIHTGEKPFKCDICLKTFTQISSLNRHLLSHTEEKPFKCDMCLKTFTQISSLRRHLRSHAEEN, encoded by the exons ATGGATATCcaaaatattaaagaagaaattgatatcCAAATTGTTAAAGAAGAAATAGATATTCACAATGATATTTTGTCGaatatcgatatgaaacaaGAATTAATTGACGAAGTATCTacgataaaaattgaaaatacaaatgaacatataaatggaatttattCAATCAAACAAGAAGTAAATGAAGACCAGAATagaactaaaatatttgataaccGTTTCGATGTAGCCAGTAAAACAAAAAGGAATATGCTCAGTTCTCATATCTTAAGAAACAAACTGGGATATTTAAAAGTTGACGGTGGAAAGCGATCTAAGTCGAGAG TTACAGGGCAGATGAGAAATTTACAACCAAATGCTATGGGGTTAAAGATATGTATATATTGTGGGAAATTATACACACAACAAGTGGAAATGTTAAGGCACTCAGCAATACATTATtgtataaaacgaaaaaaattatataaaataaaactaaaccataaaaataaaagtgatacctgcattatggaaaatcatgatataaaagatgaaattgAGGTAGTTGAACATGAATTTAAAGTGGAGTTGCAGGAAACCAAAAATCAGTTAAATACTActgataatttaaatttaaatatggaTTTGAATACTTACTCCGGAACAAAACCatttaaatgtgatatttgcttgaaaacatttttaaggaaaactaatttgaaaacacATTTGCGTAtccatacaggagaaaagccatttaaatgtgatatttgcttgaaaaaatttttaagaaaaacgaATTTGAAGTCACATTTGCGTAtccatacaggagaaaagccgttcaaatgtgatatttgctTGAGAACTTTCTTTCTTAAATCTAACTTGAAAAGACATTTACGTTgtcacacaggagaaaagccattcaaatgtgaagTTTGCTTAAAAAGATTTTCACAGAAACATAATTTTGATACCCATATGCGTAGTCATACTGGAGAAAAGCCATgctgtgacatttgtttgaaatctTTTACATGTACAGATaatttgaagaaacatttgcttattcatacaggagaaaaaacatttaaatgtgatatttgcttgaaaacatttttaagaaaaactaatttgaagACACATTTGCGGAGccatacaggagaaaaaccattcaaatgtgacatttgtttgaaaactttcttACTTAAATCTAATTTGAATAGACATTTACGTTgtcacacaggagaaaagccattcaaatgtgacatttgtttgaaaaaattttctcagaaaCGTTATTTTGATACACATTTGCGTAGTCATACAGGAGAGAAGCCATgctgtgacatttgtttgaaaacttttacaAGTACAGATAATTTGAAGAAACATTCGCGTattcatacaggagaaaaaccatttaaatgtgatatttgctcgaaaacttttttaagaaaaactaatttgaatacACATTTGCGGAGccatacaggagaaaaaccattcaaatgtgacatttgtctGAATTCATTTCGATATGCAAATAATTTGAAGAGACATTTGCGCATTCATACAGAAGACGAAACatttaaatgtgatatttgtttgaaaacatttttaagaaaaaccaATTTGAATACACATTTGCTTAtccatacaggagaaaagccattcaaatgtgacatttgtttgaaaacttttacaCAAATAAGTAGTTTAAATAGACATTTGCTTAGTCATACagaagaaaaaccatttaaatgtgatatgtgtttaaaaacttttacacAGATAAGTAGTTTGAGGAGACATTTGCGTAGTCACgcagaagaaaattga
- the LOC130447580 gene encoding gastrula zinc finger protein XlCGF28.1-like, translating to MDIQNVKEEIDIHDDILSNINIKQEMIVEASKIQNINEQMNGIYSIKQEVNNEIFDNHADAANETKMSILSTHIVRNKLGYLKVNRVKRIKSKITGLIRKGKYIEPNAMGLMICVYCGNLYTKQVELLRHITMNHCMKQNKLFSKCNNHHKSDNCIMENLDIKSENEVVEPEFKVELQETMNQLDVTDSLNTCVHEKLPVKGTNSNMPSITYTRAKPFKCDICSKTFRYTSYLKKHLRSHTGEKPFKCNICLKTFSQIGSLNIHARNHTGEKPFKCGICMKSFTNKSSLNIHLRSHTGEKPFKCDICMKSFTNKNGLNTHSKSHAGEKPFKCDICLKSFTRKRILNRHLKSHTGEKPFECSICMKSFTNKNNLNTHLKSHTGEKPFKCGICMKSFTHKSSLNTHLPSHTGEKLFKCGFCMKSFTYKSSLNPHLRSHTGEKPFECGSCLKSFTYKSSLNIHLRRHTGEKPFKCGICMKYFTYKTSLTKHLRSHIGE from the exons ATGGATATCCAAAAtgttaaagaagaaattgatatcCACGATGATATTCTGTCgaatatcaatataaaacaaGAAATGATTGTCGAAgcatcaaaaattcaaaatataaatgaacAAATGAATGGAATTTATTCAATCAAACAAGAAgtaaacaatgaaatatttgataaccATGCGGACGCAGctaatgaaacaaaaatgagCATTCTCAGTACTCACATTGTAAGAAACAAACTGGGATATTTAAAAGTTAACCGTGTAAAGCgaattaaatcaaaaa TTACAGGGCTGATAAGAAAAGGGAAATATATTGAACCAAATGCTATGGGATTAATGATATGTGTATATTGTGGGAATTTATACACAAAACAAGTAGAATTGTTAAGGCACATAACAATGAATCATTgtatgaaacaaaacaaattattttcaaagtgtaacAATCACCATAAAAGTGATAACTGTATTATGGAAAATCTTgatataaaaagtgaaaatgagGTAGTTGAACCTGAATTCAAAGTGGAGTTGCAAGAAACCATGAATCAGTTGGACGTTACTGATAGTTTAAACACATGTGTACATGAGAAATTACCTGTAAAAGGAACTAATTCAAATATGCCATCGATTACTTACACTAGGGCAAAACCatttaaatgtgacatttgttcaaaaacttttcgaTATACAAGTTACTTGAAGAAACATTTGCGaagtcatacaggagaaaagccattcaaatgtaacatttgtttaaaaactttttcacagaTAGGTAGTTTGAATATACATGCTCGCaatcatacaggagaaaagccattcaaatgtggtATTTGTATGAAATCTTTTACAAATAAAAGTAGTTTGAATATACATTTACGgagtcatacaggagaaaagccattcaaatgtgacatttgtatGAAAtcttttacaaataaaaatggtttgaaTACACATTCAAAAAGTCATGCAGGTGAAAAGCCatttaaatgtgatatttgtttgaaatcttTCACACGGAAAAGAATTTTAAATAGACATTTAAAAAGTCACACAGGTGAAAAGCCATTTGAGTGTAGCATTTGCATGAAATcctttacaaataaaaataatttgaatacacaTTTAAAAAGTCACACAGGTGAAAAGCCATTTAAATGTGGCATTTGTATGAAATCTTTTACACATAAAAGTAGTTTAAATACACATTTGCCgagtcatacaggagaaaagctgTTCAAATGTGGTTTTTGTATGAAATCTTTCACATATAAAAGTAGTTTAAATCCACATTTACGAAgtcacacaggagaaaagccatttgAATGTGGCAGTTGTTTGAAATCTTTCACATATAAAAGTAGTTTGAATATACATTTACGAAGACATACAGgtgaaaagccattcaaatgtggcatttgtatgaaatattttacatataaaactAGTTTGACTAAACATTTACGAAGTCACATTGGTGAATAg